A window from Flavobacterium gyeonganense encodes these proteins:
- the nuoL gene encoding NADH-quinone oxidoreductase subunit L, translating to MDTNLALLLVLTPFLGFLINVFFGKNLGKAVSGAIGTVAVAISFIVTLVLFNQITSTGKAIEVTLFDWIQISNLKINLGFLLDQLSVLWLLFVTGIGSLIHLYSISYMHDDENMHKFFSYLNLFVFFMITLVIGSNLLVLFIGWEGVGLCSYLLIGFWHKNQDYNDAAKKAFIMNRIGDLGLLIGMFIIGSMFSTLDYATLQTAIAGSSNLNLPLLSLAALCLFIGACGKSAQIPLYTWLPDAMAGPTPVSALIHAATMVTAGIFMVTRLNFVFDLATDVQSVIAIIGAITSLVAATIGLVQTDIKKVLAYSTVSQLGLMFLALGFGAYEVAVFHVITHAFFKACLFLGSGSVIHGLHGEQDMRNMGGLRKAMPITFWTMLISSLAISGVPFFSGFFSKDEILMTAFHHSIPLYVIGSVASIMTAFYMFRLMFLTFFKEFRGTEEQKHHLHESGSLITIPLIILAILATFGGLISLPGNSWLNEYLAPLFAKTAGEEHHLGPTEYTLMGVAVVGGLLGILIAYIKYFKQDNVPESDENITGLSKVLYNKYYVDEIYEAIFVKPINTLSKFFRDYIETGLSALVFGLGKAANEIAFQGKRLQSGSIGLYLFVFVLGMCAIISYIFLAQ from the coding sequence ATGGATACCAATTTAGCTTTACTATTAGTACTTACGCCTTTTTTAGGATTTTTAATTAATGTTTTCTTTGGAAAAAACTTAGGCAAGGCAGTTTCAGGAGCAATCGGAACTGTGGCTGTAGCTATTTCTTTTATCGTTACCCTTGTACTTTTTAATCAAATTACGTCAACCGGAAAAGCGATAGAAGTTACTTTATTTGACTGGATTCAGATTAGTAATTTAAAAATCAATCTTGGATTTCTATTAGATCAGTTATCTGTTCTTTGGTTATTGTTCGTAACCGGAATCGGATCTTTGATTCACTTATACTCTATCAGTTACATGCATGATGACGAAAATATGCACAAATTCTTTTCTTATTTGAATTTGTTCGTTTTCTTTATGATTACACTTGTAATTGGAAGCAACTTATTAGTGCTGTTTATCGGATGGGAAGGTGTTGGACTTTGTTCTTACCTGTTAATTGGATTCTGGCATAAAAACCAGGATTACAACGATGCCGCGAAAAAAGCTTTCATTATGAACAGAATTGGAGATTTAGGTCTTTTGATTGGTATGTTCATTATTGGATCAATGTTTTCTACATTAGATTATGCCACTTTACAAACGGCAATTGCGGGATCTTCAAACTTAAATTTGCCATTACTTTCTTTAGCGGCATTATGCTTATTTATTGGAGCTTGTGGTAAATCTGCTCAAATTCCGTTATATACCTGGTTACCTGATGCAATGGCCGGACCAACTCCAGTTTCTGCATTAATCCACGCGGCTACAATGGTAACTGCAGGTATCTTTATGGTAACGAGATTAAACTTTGTTTTTGACCTTGCAACAGACGTTCAAAGCGTAATCGCAATCATTGGAGCAATCACTTCATTAGTTGCTGCTACAATTGGATTAGTTCAAACCGATATCAAAAAAGTTTTGGCTTACTCTACGGTTTCACAATTAGGTTTAATGTTCTTAGCATTAGGTTTTGGAGCTTATGAAGTAGCTGTTTTCCACGTAATTACTCATGCTTTCTTTAAAGCTTGTTTATTCTTAGGATCAGGATCTGTTATTCACGGTTTACATGGTGAGCAGGATATGCGTAATATGGGTGGATTGCGTAAAGCAATGCCAATTACGTTCTGGACAATGTTGATATCTTCATTAGCAATTTCTGGAGTTCCGTTTTTCTCAGGGTTCTTCTCTAAAGACGAAATTTTAATGACAGCTTTCCACCACAGTATTCCATTATACGTTATTGGATCTGTTGCTTCAATCATGACAGCTTTCTATATGTTCCGTTTAATGTTCTTGACTTTCTTCAAAGAATTTAGAGGAACAGAAGAGCAAAAACATCATTTACACGAAAGTGGTTCATTAATTACTATTCCGCTTATCATCTTGGCTATTTTGGCAACTTTCGGAGGATTAATTAGTTTACCAGGAAACAGCTGGTTAAACGAATACCTTGCCCCTCTTTTTGCAAAAACAGCTGGCGAAGAACATCATTTAGGACCAACAGAATACACTTTAATGGGTGTTGCAGTTGTTGGAGGATTATTAGGAATCTTGATTGCTTACATTAAATACTTTAAACAGGATAATGTTCCAGAATCTGACGAAAACATTACAGGTTTAAGCAAAGTTTTATATAACAAATATTATGTAGACGAAATCTACGAGGCAATTTTTGTAAAACCAATTAATACTTTGTCTAAATTCTTTAGAGATTATATCGAAACTGGTTTATCTGCTCTTGTTTTTGGATTGGGTAAAGCTGCGAATGAAATTGCTTTTCAAGGAAAGAGATTACAATCGGGAAGTATCGGATTATATCTGTTTGTTTTTGTTTTAGGAATGTGTGCCATTATTTCCTATATATTTTTAGCTCAATAA
- the nuoK gene encoding NADH-quinone oxidoreductase subunit NuoK — translation MGNILNQIGIENYIFLSVVLFCIGIFGVLYRRNAIIVFMSIEIMLNAVNLLFVAFSTYHQDAQGQVFVFFSMAVAAAEVAVGLAILVSIFRNLGSISIDNLKNLKG, via the coding sequence ATGGGTAATATATTAAATCAAATAGGTATAGAAAACTACATCTTTTTAAGTGTTGTACTTTTTTGTATTGGTATTTTTGGTGTATTGTACAGACGAAATGCTATTATCGTTTTCATGTCTATCGAAATCATGCTAAATGCAGTAAACCTTTTATTTGTGGCTTTTTCAACATACCATCAGGATGCACAAGGACAGGTTTTTGTGTTCTTTTCGATGGCAGTTGCAGCGGCTGAAGTTGCTGTAGGATTGGCTATTTTAGTTTCGATCTTTAGAAATTTAGGTTCGATTAGTATCGATAATTTAAAAAATTTAAAAGGATAA
- a CDS encoding NADH-quinone oxidoreductase subunit J: MIHIPDFAHATTVQVIFCFLAFITVITAFLTIFSRNPIHSAIYLVICFFSIAGHYLLLNAQFLAIVHIIVYSGAIMILFLFTIMLMNLNERHQVHKPRITRLGAIVSFCLICIVLITIFINSKPIVGEYDSSGEDFQSIKVLGKILLNEYMVPFEFASILLLVAMIGTVLLSKKEKLNK, translated from the coding sequence ATGATACATATTCCTGATTTTGCTCACGCAACTACTGTACAAGTAATATTTTGTTTCTTAGCGTTTATAACGGTAATTACTGCCTTTTTGACCATTTTTAGCCGAAACCCAATTCATAGCGCTATTTATTTAGTGATTTGTTTCTTCTCGATTGCAGGTCATTATTTGTTGCTAAATGCCCAGTTTTTAGCTATAGTACATATTATAGTCTATTCGGGGGCAATTATGATTCTGTTCCTTTTTACAATCATGTTGATGAACCTAAATGAGCGTCATCAGGTCCACAAACCAAGGATTACCCGTTTGGGTGCGATTGTTTCGTTCTGTTTAATCTGCATCGTATTAATTACTATTTTCATTAACTCTAAACCAATTGTTGGTGAATACGACTCATCAGGAGAGGATTTCCAATCGATTAAAGTTTTAGGTAAAATATTGCTGAACGAATATATGGTTCCGTTTGAATTTGCCTCTATTTTGCTTTTAGTGGCAATGATTGGAACAGTATTATTGTCTAAAAAAGAAAAATTAAATAAATAA
- a CDS encoding NuoI/complex I 23 kDa subunit family protein, producing MSIETISLSGRKKVVSNKEMTFWERLYLVAIVKGLFITIKHFFKKKATIHYPEQVREMSPVYRGQHMLKRDEQGRENCTACGLCALSCPAEAITMKAAERKADEKHLYREEKYAEIYEINMLRCIFCGLCEEACPKDAIYLTTSKVLVPSSYEREDFIFGKDRLVMPLEMAMKNAQLNNAN from the coding sequence ATGTCAATAGAAACTATATCATTATCGGGTAGAAAAAAAGTGGTCTCTAACAAAGAGATGACTTTTTGGGAGCGATTGTATCTTGTGGCGATTGTAAAAGGTTTATTTATTACTATTAAACACTTTTTCAAGAAAAAAGCTACCATTCATTACCCTGAACAGGTTCGTGAAATGAGTCCGGTTTATCGTGGCCAACATATGCTGAAACGTGACGAACAAGGCCGTGAAAACTGTACTGCCTGTGGTCTGTGTGCTTTATCGTGTCCTGCTGAAGCCATTACAATGAAGGCAGCCGAGCGTAAAGCTGATGAAAAGCATTTGTACAGAGAGGAAAAATATGCTGAAATCTACGAAATCAATATGCTTCGTTGTATTTTTTGTGGACTTTGTGAAGAAGCTTGTCCAAAAGATGCCATTTATTTGACGACTTCAAAAGTGTTGGTTCCTTCTAGTTATGAAAGAGAAGATTTCATTTTTGGAAAAGACAGATTAGTGATGCCGTTGGAAATGGCGATGAAAAATGCTCAACTTAATAATGCTAACTAA
- the nuoH gene encoding NADH-quinone oxidoreductase subunit NuoH, with product MVDSAFIIEKSVVIVVVFAITMIMAMYSTWAERKVAAFLQDRVGPNRAGWGGLLQPLADGLKLFSKEEFFPNTPNRFLFVVGPAIAMSTALMTSAVIPWGDRLHLFGRDILLQATDINIALLYFFGVVSVGVYGIMIGGWASNNKFSLMGAVRAASQMVSYEVAMGLSMIALLMMTGTLSLKEISEQQAGMNWNVFYQPLSFLIFLICAFAETNRTPFDLAECESELIGGYHTEYSSMKMGFYLFAEYANMFISATIISVLFFGGYNYPGMQWMVENVGVNAANILGIAVLFAKICFWIFFYMWVRWTIPRFRYDQLMNLGWRILIPLSIANIIVTGIVILRHDLAAFLGF from the coding sequence ATGGTAGATAGTGCATTTATTATAGAAAAAAGTGTTGTTATTGTTGTGGTTTTTGCCATAACTATGATTATGGCGATGTATTCTACCTGGGCTGAGCGTAAAGTTGCTGCTTTTCTTCAGGATCGTGTGGGTCCAAACCGTGCGGGTTGGGGAGGTTTATTGCAGCCTCTTGCCGATGGTTTGAAATTATTCTCGAAAGAAGAATTTTTCCCAAATACACCAAACCGATTTTTATTTGTTGTAGGACCGGCAATTGCCATGAGTACAGCTTTGATGACCAGTGCGGTAATTCCGTGGGGAGACAGATTGCATTTATTTGGAAGAGATATTTTATTACAAGCTACCGATATCAACATTGCTTTATTATATTTTTTCGGAGTTGTTTCTGTTGGGGTTTACGGAATCATGATTGGTGGCTGGGCTTCAAACAATAAGTTCTCTTTGATGGGAGCGGTTCGTGCAGCATCTCAAATGGTTTCGTATGAAGTTGCGATGGGATTATCCATGATTGCTTTGTTGATGATGACCGGAACTTTAAGCTTAAAAGAAATCTCTGAGCAGCAGGCAGGAATGAACTGGAATGTTTTTTACCAGCCTTTATCCTTCCTTATTTTCCTTATCTGTGCTTTTGCAGAAACCAACAGAACGCCTTTTGACTTAGCAGAATGTGAATCTGAGTTGATAGGTGGTTACCATACCGAATATTCATCCATGAAAATGGGATTCTATTTATTTGCTGAATATGCGAATATGTTTATCTCGGCTACTATTATTTCAGTATTGTTCTTTGGAGGGTACAATTATCCGGGAATGCAGTGGATGGTAGAAAATGTTGGTGTTAACGCAGCTAACATTTTAGGAATAGCCGTTTTGTTTGCCAAAATATGTTTCTGGATCTTTTTCTATATGTGGGTTCGCTGGACGATTCCGAGATTTAGATATGACCAGTTAATGAATTTGGGATGGCGAATTTTGATTCCGCTTTCAATTGCAAATATTATTGTGACGGGAATTGTAATTTTAAGACACGATCTGGCTGCCTTCTTAGGATTCTAA
- a CDS encoding 2Fe-2S iron-sulfur cluster-binding protein: MKVTIDGQSIDVEPGTTILQAARMIGGDLVPPAMCYYSKLKGSGGKCRCCLVEVSKGSEADPRPMPKLMASCVTGCMDGMEVNSKSSDRVTEARKSVTEFLLINHPLDCPICDQAGECDLQNLSFEHGNPKSRYIEEKRTFEPEDIGPNIQLHMNRCILCQRCVQVADQLTDNRVHGVLDRGDHANISTGISKAIDNEFSGNMIDVCPVGALTDKTFRFKSRVWFNKPYNAHRECTTPGCCGKTTVWMFGGEIQRVTGRKDEYHEVEEFICNSCRFDHKNVNDWVIEGPREFEKDSVINQNNYTQKLEKVQIDTEKNILLGRDIDRKKISMAEIPLNTNDKNS; encoded by the coding sequence ATGAAAGTAACCATAGACGGTCAAAGTATTGACGTAGAACCAGGAACTACCATCCTGCAGGCGGCGCGTATGATTGGAGGAGATTTAGTTCCGCCAGCCATGTGTTATTACTCCAAATTAAAAGGGAGCGGCGGAAAATGCCGTTGTTGTTTAGTTGAAGTTTCAAAAGGAAGTGAAGCGGATCCAAGACCAATGCCGAAATTAATGGCATCTTGTGTAACTGGCTGCATGGACGGAATGGAAGTAAACAGCAAATCTTCTGACAGAGTTACTGAAGCCCGCAAATCTGTAACTGAATTTTTATTGATTAATCACCCTTTAGACTGCCCTATTTGTGATCAGGCGGGAGAATGTGATTTGCAGAATTTAAGTTTCGAACACGGAAATCCAAAATCACGTTATATTGAAGAAAAAAGAACATTTGAACCGGAAGATATCGGTCCGAATATTCAACTGCATATGAACCGTTGTATCTTATGTCAAAGATGTGTACAAGTTGCAGATCAATTGACAGACAACAGAGTTCACGGCGTATTAGATCGTGGAGATCACGCAAATATTTCTACTGGAATCTCAAAAGCTATCGACAATGAATTCTCAGGAAACATGATTGATGTTTGTCCTGTTGGAGCATTAACTGATAAAACTTTCCGTTTCAAATCAAGAGTTTGGTTCAACAAGCCTTATAATGCGCACAGAGAATGTACTACTCCCGGATGCTGCGGTAAAACTACCGTTTGGATGTTTGGAGGAGAAATTCAGCGTGTAACAGGTCGTAAAGACGAGTATCATGAAGTAGAAGAGTTTATCTGCAACAGCTGTCGTTTTGACCATAAAAATGTAAATGACTGGGTGATTGAAGGACCAAGAGAATTTGAAAAAGATTCTGTGATCAACCAAAATAACTACACTCAAAAATTAGAGAAAGTACAAATCGATACCGAAAAGAATATTCTTTTAGGAAGAGATATTGACCGTAAAAAAATCAGTATGGCTGAAATTCCGTTAAACACTAACGACAAAAATTCTTAA
- the nuoF gene encoding NADH-quinone oxidoreductase subunit NuoF: protein MSKKILLDKINIPGIKTYEVYRQNGGYASVEKALKTLTPDEVVEEVKKSGIRGRGGAGFPAGMKWSFIDKKSGKPRHLVCNADESEPGTFKDRYLMEFIPHLLIEGMITSSFALGANLSYIYIRGEYMWVFKILEKAINEARAAGWLGKNILGTGYDLDLYVHCGAGAYICGEETALIESLEGKRGNPRIKPPFPAVSGLWANPTVVNNVETIAAVPWIINNSGDEYAKIGIGRSTGTKLISASGHIKNPGVYEIELGLSVDEFMNSDEYLGGMSSSRPLKALVPGGSSVPILPAELIFKTANGEDRLMTYESLSDGGFATGSMLGSGGFIVYNDTSCIVRNTWNFARFYHHESCGQCTPCREGTGWLEKILHRIENGHGREEDIELLWSIQSKIEGNTICPLGDAASWPVAAAIRHFRDEFEYHVRFPEKIKHRDHFVAEPFSQVKHLVGGKVIV, encoded by the coding sequence ATGTCCAAAAAAATATTATTAGACAAAATCAATATTCCGGGTATTAAAACCTACGAAGTATATCGCCAAAACGGTGGTTATGCTTCTGTTGAAAAAGCCTTAAAAACGCTTACACCTGACGAAGTTGTTGAAGAAGTAAAAAAATCAGGTATTCGTGGTCGTGGTGGTGCTGGTTTCCCGGCGGGAATGAAATGGAGCTTTATTGACAAAAAATCAGGAAAACCAAGACATTTGGTATGCAATGCCGACGAATCTGAGCCAGGAACTTTCAAAGATCGTTATTTGATGGAATTCATTCCTCACTTATTGATTGAAGGAATGATTACTTCCAGTTTTGCTCTTGGCGCAAACCTATCCTACATCTACATTCGTGGAGAATACATGTGGGTTTTCAAAATTTTGGAAAAAGCAATCAACGAAGCAAGAGCTGCGGGTTGGTTAGGAAAAAATATATTAGGTACAGGTTACGATTTAGACTTGTATGTTCACTGTGGAGCGGGAGCTTATATTTGTGGAGAAGAAACTGCCCTTATTGAATCACTGGAAGGGAAAAGAGGAAACCCGCGGATTAAACCACCTTTCCCGGCTGTTTCAGGACTTTGGGCAAATCCAACTGTAGTAAACAATGTAGAGACTATTGCAGCAGTGCCATGGATTATCAATAACTCTGGTGATGAGTATGCAAAAATTGGTATTGGTCGTTCTACAGGAACTAAATTAATCTCGGCTTCAGGACACATCAAAAACCCAGGAGTTTACGAAATTGAATTGGGATTATCTGTAGATGAGTTCATGAATTCTGATGAATATTTAGGAGGAATGTCATCCAGCAGACCTTTGAAAGCTCTAGTCCCTGGAGGATCTTCAGTGCCGATTTTACCTGCTGAATTAATTTTCAAAACAGCAAATGGTGAAGACCGATTAATGACTTACGAATCTTTAAGTGATGGTGGTTTTGCTACCGGATCTATGTTGGGTTCAGGTGGATTTATCGTGTACAACGACACATCCTGTATCGTAAGAAACACTTGGAATTTTGCCCGTTTTTACCACCACGAATCCTGTGGACAATGTACTCCGTGTCGTGAAGGAACAGGCTGGCTGGAAAAAATATTACATCGTATTGAAAACGGTCACGGCCGTGAAGAGGATATCGAATTGTTATGGAGTATTCAAAGTAAAATCGAAGGAAACACGATTTGTCCGCTTGGCGATGCGGCTTCATGGCCGGTAGCAGCAGCGATACGCCATTTCAGAGATGAATTTGAATACCACGTTCGTTTTCCTGAAAAAATAAAACACAGAGATCATTTTGTTGCTGAGCCGTTTTCGCAAGTGAAACATTTAGTAGGCGGTAAGGTAATCGTATAA
- a CDS encoding complex I 24 kDa subunit family protein, whose product MERKHYKQEINMTEALMNRINELISHYPEGKQKSALLPVLHEVQDAHNNWLSIELQDKVAEILQIKPIEVYEVVTFYTMFNQKPIGKYMFEFCQTSCCCLSGAENLMDYTSEKLGIKMGETTPDGMFTIAGVECLGACGYAPMMQLGDFYKEKLTEEKIDQLIADCKDDKIILHDK is encoded by the coding sequence ATGGAACGTAAACATTACAAACAAGAAATAAACATGACCGAGGCATTGATGAACCGCATCAATGAACTGATTAGTCATTATCCTGAAGGAAAACAAAAATCGGCTCTATTGCCTGTTTTACATGAAGTTCAGGATGCGCATAACAACTGGCTTAGTATTGAACTGCAGGATAAAGTGGCCGAAATTCTTCAAATCAAACCAATCGAGGTTTATGAAGTGGTTACTTTTTACACCATGTTCAACCAAAAACCAATTGGAAAATACATGTTTGAGTTTTGCCAGACTTCTTGTTGTTGTTTAAGCGGTGCCGAAAATTTAATGGATTATACTTCTGAAAAATTAGGCATTAAAATGGGCGAAACAACTCCTGACGGAATGTTCACTATTGCCGGTGTAGAATGTTTAGGTGCCTGCGGATACGCTCCGATGATGCAGTTGGGCGATTTCTACAAAGAAAAACTTACAGAAGAAAAAATCGATCAGTTAATTGCTGATTGTAAAGATGATAAAATAATATTACACGATAAATAA
- a CDS encoding NADH-quinone oxidoreductase subunit D, whose protein sequence is MSELLLSPEHRYAKIIKDKLNEDGSELSVLNLGPTHPATHGIFQNILLMDGERILEAEPTIGYIHRAFEKIAENRPFYQITPLTDRMNYCSSPINNMGWWMTLEKLLGIEVPKRAQYLRVIVMELARITDHLICNSILGVDTGAYTGFLYVFQFREKIYEIYEEICGARLTTNMGRIGGFERDWSPEAFKKLDTFLEEFPVAWKEFENLFERNRIFIDRTVNVGAISAEKAMAYGFTGPNLRAAGVDYDVRVAQPYSSYEDFDFIVPVGKSGDTYDRFCVRNAEVWESLSIIRQALDKMPPGNEYHAEVPDYYLPPKEDVYTSMESLIYHFKIVMGEVPVPVAEIYHPVEGGNGEIGFYLVTDGSRTPYRLHFRRPCFIYYQAYPEMIKGALLSDAIVILSSLNVIAGELDA, encoded by the coding sequence ATGTCAGAACTATTATTATCACCAGAGCATCGATATGCTAAAATAATAAAGGATAAACTAAACGAAGACGGAAGCGAGCTTTCTGTACTTAATTTAGGCCCTACTCACCCGGCTACTCACGGTATTTTTCAAAATATTTTGTTGATGGATGGTGAAAGAATTCTGGAAGCTGAACCAACTATTGGTTACATCCACAGAGCATTCGAAAAAATTGCTGAAAACCGTCCTTTTTATCAAATTACCCCTCTTACAGACCGTATGAACTATTGCTCCTCTCCTATTAATAATATGGGATGGTGGATGACATTAGAAAAATTATTAGGTATTGAAGTTCCAAAAAGAGCCCAATATTTAAGAGTTATCGTTATGGAACTGGCGCGTATTACAGACCACTTAATCTGTAACTCGATTTTAGGAGTTGATACTGGTGCTTATACCGGCTTCCTATACGTTTTTCAATTTAGAGAAAAGATTTACGAAATCTACGAAGAAATTTGTGGTGCACGTTTGACAACGAATATGGGAAGAATCGGTGGATTTGAAAGAGACTGGTCACCGGAAGCTTTCAAAAAACTTGATACTTTCCTTGAAGAATTTCCAGTTGCATGGAAAGAATTCGAAAACTTATTCGAAAGAAACAGAATTTTTATTGACAGGACTGTAAACGTAGGTGCAATCTCGGCAGAGAAAGCAATGGCTTATGGATTTACAGGACCAAACTTACGTGCTGCGGGAGTTGATTATGACGTTCGTGTGGCACAACCTTACTCGTCTTACGAAGATTTTGATTTTATTGTTCCTGTTGGAAAATCTGGAGATACTTACGATCGTTTCTGCGTTCGTAATGCAGAGGTTTGGGAAAGTTTAAGCATTATTCGTCAGGCCTTGGACAAAATGCCTCCAGGAAACGAATATCATGCAGAAGTACCTGATTATTATTTGCCTCCAAAAGAAGATGTATATACTTCAATGGAATCCTTGATTTATCACTTTAAAATTGTAATGGGAGAAGTTCCTGTACCGGTTGCAGAAATTTACCATCCGGTTGAAGGAGGAAATGGAGAAATCGGATTTTATTTAGTGACAGACGGAAGCAGAACCCCATACAGATTACATTTCAGAAGACCTTGCTTTATATATTATCAGGCTTATCCGGAAATGATCAAAGGTGCTTTATTATCTGATGCAATTGTTATTTTGTCAAGTTTAAATGTAATCGCAGGAGAATTAGACGCATAA
- a CDS encoding NADH-quinone oxidoreductase subunit C, whose product MALENTLIQEKLVQTFNNDVFNFHEERDIFTLEASADKITALILFLKNDTDLRFHFLTDLCGIHYPDNESERQFAIVYHLHNWYDNKRIRIKVYLNGEKPEIKTISNIFLSSNWMERETYDFFGINFIGHPQLKRILNMDEMVSFPMRKEFPMEDSGRTDKDDRFFGRTTTNC is encoded by the coding sequence ATGGCTTTAGAAAATACACTGATCCAGGAAAAACTTGTACAAACATTCAATAATGATGTTTTTAACTTTCATGAAGAAAGAGATATTTTTACTTTAGAAGCTTCAGCTGATAAAATTACAGCCCTGATTCTTTTCCTGAAAAATGATACTGATTTGCGTTTTCACTTTTTAACTGATTTATGCGGTATTCACTACCCAGATAATGAATCAGAACGTCAATTTGCCATTGTATATCATCTGCATAACTGGTACGATAACAAACGCATCAGAATTAAAGTGTATCTTAATGGTGAAAAACCGGAAATCAAAACCATTTCAAATATTTTCTTAAGTTCGAATTGGATGGAAAGGGAAACATATGATTTCTTTGGGATAAACTTTATTGGTCATCCGCAATTGAAACGTATTTTGAATATGGATGAAATGGTGTCTTTCCCTATGAGAAAAGAATTTCCAATGGAAGACAGCGGAAGAACAGATAAGGACGACAGATTCTTTGGAAGAACAACAACAAATTGCTAA
- a CDS encoding NADH-quinone oxidoreductase subunit B, whose translation MSDSNVNMVAPPEGVVGEGFFATKLNDVVGLARANSLWPLPFATSCCGIEFMATMASHYDLARFGSERVSFSPRQADMLMVMGTISKKMAPILRQVYEQMSEPRWVIAVGACASSGGIFDTYSVLQGIDKVIPVDVYVPGCPPRPEQIVDGVMKLQELVKNESVRRRSSPEYQELLASYNIS comes from the coding sequence ATGAGCGATTCAAATGTAAATATGGTTGCCCCTCCGGAAGGTGTTGTTGGTGAAGGTTTCTTTGCCACAAAACTAAATGACGTTGTAGGTTTGGCACGAGCGAATTCTCTTTGGCCATTGCCTTTCGCAACTTCATGCTGCGGAATCGAATTTATGGCAACCATGGCATCACATTACGATTTGGCACGATTTGGCTCTGAACGTGTGAGTTTTTCTCCCCGTCAGGCAGATATGTTAATGGTAATGGGAACCATCTCTAAAAAAATGGCGCCAATTTTAAGACAGGTTTACGAACAAATGTCTGAGCCTCGCTGGGTAATTGCCGTTGGAGCCTGTGCTTCATCGGGCGGAATTTTTGACACGTACTCTGTCTTGCAAGGTATTGATAAAGTTATTCCGGTTGATGTTTACGTGCCGGGATGTCCTCCAAGACCGGAACAAATTGTTGACGGTGTAATGAAACTTCAGGAATTGGTAAAAAACGAATCTGTGAGACGTAGAAGCTCTCCGGAATACCAGGAATTATTAGCTTCCTATAATATCTCATAA
- a CDS encoding NADH-quinone oxidoreductase subunit A, whose protein sequence is MQSDQYSYLPILMQLILAVGFVVGTIIISGKLGPRRTSETKDKNFECGIESVGNARIPFSVKYFLVAILFVLFDVEVIFLYPWAVNFKELGVEGMLKMIVFMALLLVGFFYIIKKRALDWE, encoded by the coding sequence ATGCAATCTGATCAATACAGCTATCTTCCTATCTTAATGCAGCTTATACTAGCTGTTGGTTTTGTAGTGGGAACTATCATTATTTCCGGAAAATTAGGTCCAAGAAGAACCTCAGAAACTAAAGATAAAAACTTTGAATGCGGAATCGAATCAGTTGGTAATGCCCGTATTCCGTTTTCAGTAAAATATTTCCTTGTTGCCATTTTATTTGTTCTGTTTGACGTAGAGGTGATTTTCCTTTATCCTTGGGCAGTAAACTTTAAAGAATTAGGAGTTGAGGGAATGCTGAAAATGATTGTTTTCATGGCTTTGCTTTTAGTTGGCTTTTTCTATATCATCAAAAAGAGAGCTTTAGACTGGGAATAA
- a CDS encoding cold-shock protein, with protein sequence MRTGTVKFFNESKGYGFITDEETGKDIFVHASGINAEELREGDRVSYEEEEGRKGKVAAKVAVI encoded by the coding sequence ATGCGTACAGGTACAGTAAAATTTTTCAATGAGTCTAAAGGTTATGGATTCATTACAGACGAAGAAACAGGAAAAGACATCTTCGTTCACGCTTCAGGAATTAACGCGGAAGAATTACGCGAAGGTGACCGTGTAAGCTACGAAGAAGAAGAAGGAAGAAAAGGGAAAGTTGCTGCTAAAGTAGCAGTAATCTAA